One genomic region from Conexibacter woesei DSM 14684 encodes:
- a CDS encoding thiamine pyrophosphate-dependent enzyme — protein sequence MDSRALIDALRWMRLARAVDERAISLQRQGRLGTFSPVTGQEAAVVGSALALDPARDWVVPQYRELPAMLRQGYPLAHFFLYLQGHPQGSAIPRDVRVLPMQIALAAQLPHAVGIAWGMRLQGENGVVMTYIGDGASSEGDFHETCNLAGVLRAPLVVVLQNNGWAISTPRSRQTAAETFASRAVGYGCAGVVVDGNDVEATREAAGEAVARARDGGGPTILEAVTYRTGPHTTADDPTRYVDPEVLAQWRERDPIEQALATLRGRRRAWSDERDAEMVASITEQIDAAWATAEATPRPTSDAMFDNVFVNEPARVTRQREQAREAAAGV from the coding sequence ATGGACTCCAGAGCCCTCATCGACGCGCTCCGCTGGATGCGCCTCGCACGCGCCGTCGACGAGCGCGCGATCAGCCTTCAGCGTCAGGGCCGGCTCGGCACCTTCTCGCCCGTGACGGGGCAGGAGGCGGCCGTCGTCGGCAGCGCCCTGGCGCTCGACCCGGCACGCGACTGGGTCGTTCCGCAGTACCGCGAGCTTCCGGCGATGCTGCGTCAGGGCTATCCGCTCGCGCACTTCTTCCTCTACCTCCAGGGGCATCCCCAGGGCTCGGCGATCCCCAGGGACGTCCGCGTGCTGCCGATGCAGATCGCGCTCGCGGCGCAGCTGCCGCACGCCGTCGGCATCGCGTGGGGCATGAGGCTGCAGGGCGAGAACGGCGTCGTCATGACCTACATCGGCGACGGCGCGAGCTCCGAGGGAGACTTCCACGAGACGTGCAACCTCGCGGGCGTGTTGCGTGCGCCGCTGGTGGTCGTGCTGCAGAACAACGGCTGGGCGATCTCGACCCCGCGCTCCCGGCAGACCGCCGCGGAGACGTTCGCCTCGCGCGCGGTCGGATACGGCTGCGCCGGCGTCGTGGTCGACGGCAACGACGTCGAGGCGACGCGGGAAGCCGCCGGCGAGGCCGTCGCTCGCGCACGCGACGGCGGCGGGCCGACGATCCTCGAGGCGGTCACCTACCGCACCGGCCCGCACACGACCGCCGACGATCCCACGCGCTACGTCGACCCGGAGGTGCTCGCGCAGTGGCGGGAGCGCGACCCGATCGAGCAGGCGCTCGCGACGTTGCGCGGGCGGCGCAGAGCGTGGAGCGACGAGCGCGACGCGGAGATGGTCGCCTCCATCACGGAGCAGATCGACGCAGCCTGGGCCACGGCCGAGGCGACGCCCCGTCCCACGAGCGACGCGATGTTCGACAACGTGTTCGTCAACGAGCCCGCGCGTGTGACACGGCAGCGGGAGCAAGCACGAGAGGCGGCGGCCGGTGTCTGA
- a CDS encoding acyl-CoA dehydrogenase family protein, with protein MTIETKNLTTAAASAWGWPATLGERLEKAFGWRDLTESTLAAVADAGEETRVNRALVRAIGEHGLLRELFPPLDPADRRISAVTLCLLKESLGQRSTATEDALGLQGLGFNPIYRWGSEEQVDEWYEPVVSGDAVAAFAMTEPDAGSDVAALALEAHRDGGDYLLSGTKVWISNAPDADVYVVFARTGNGNARTSQTAFIVPGDAPGLTGEPLELIVSHPVGRLVFDNVRVPSSAVVGEVGQGWEIGMKTLEQFRISVGAFGLAVSQAALDATISFLKRREQFGAPLSTRQALAHRVAELTSQLTAARLLIYHTAERFDAGEPDGRLSAMAKLRATETAQEVVDACVQMHGACALEQGHLLGHLYREVRAPRIYEGASEVLREIAARSLFAAAP; from the coding sequence ATGACGATCGAAACCAAGAACCTGACGACGGCCGCGGCGAGCGCGTGGGGGTGGCCGGCGACGCTCGGCGAGCGCCTCGAGAAGGCGTTCGGGTGGCGCGACCTCACCGAGTCGACGCTGGCGGCCGTCGCTGACGCCGGCGAGGAGACGCGGGTCAACCGCGCGCTCGTGAGGGCGATCGGCGAGCACGGCCTCCTGCGCGAGCTGTTCCCACCGCTGGATCCCGCGGACCGGCGCATCTCGGCGGTCACCCTGTGCCTGCTGAAGGAGAGCCTCGGGCAGCGCTCGACGGCCACCGAGGACGCGCTCGGACTGCAGGGCCTCGGCTTCAACCCGATCTACCGCTGGGGCTCCGAGGAGCAGGTCGACGAATGGTATGAGCCGGTGGTGAGCGGCGACGCCGTCGCGGCCTTCGCGATGACCGAGCCGGACGCCGGATCCGATGTCGCGGCGCTCGCGCTGGAAGCGCACCGGGACGGCGGCGACTACCTCCTCAGCGGCACGAAGGTGTGGATCTCGAACGCGCCCGACGCCGACGTCTACGTCGTCTTCGCACGCACCGGGAACGGCAACGCCCGCACGAGCCAGACCGCCTTCATCGTGCCTGGCGACGCGCCCGGCCTGACCGGCGAGCCGCTGGAGCTGATCGTCTCCCACCCCGTCGGACGCCTCGTGTTCGACAACGTGCGCGTGCCGAGCTCGGCGGTCGTCGGCGAGGTCGGGCAGGGCTGGGAGATCGGCATGAAGACGCTGGAGCAGTTCCGCATCAGCGTCGGCGCCTTCGGGCTCGCCGTCTCGCAGGCGGCGCTCGACGCGACGATCTCCTTCCTCAAGCGACGCGAGCAGTTCGGCGCCCCGCTCTCCACACGCCAGGCGCTCGCTCACAGAGTCGCCGAGCTGACGTCGCAGCTGACGGCCGCCCGGCTGCTGATCTACCACACGGCCGAGCGCTTCGACGCGGGCGAGCCCGACGGCCGTCTGTCGGCGATGGCGAAGCTGCGGGCGACCGAGACGGCGCAAGAGGTCGTCGACGCCTGCGTCCAGATGCACGGCGCCTGCGCCCTGGAGCAGGGGCATCTGCTCGGGCATCTGTATCGCGAGGTGCGGGCGCCGCGCATCTACGAGGGCGCCTCCGAGGTGCTGCGCGAGATCGCGGCGCGATCGCTGTTCGCGGCCGCGCCCTAA
- a CDS encoding thiamine pyrophosphate-dependent dehydrogenase E1 component subunit alpha, which yields MLHEEDRIALLRHMVLMRTIEEQGISLYKKGKIPGSFYDGRGQEAISVGATFALSPQDPVCSPLIRDLGAHLVRGVDLADLFRHYMGRENPISKGREGNIHFGDRRLGVVGPVSMLPDMMVVATGLAMAFQMRDERRCSLSFFGDGATSRGDWHEAMNWAAVERLPVVFMLEDNQLAYSTSQERQFAVHPVVRAEAYGVHAVAIDGNDVEAVFAATHEARARALRGDGPTLISATTMRMHGHGAHDDARYVDAELLAAWGARDPIAGYTARLEAAGVAVAEVQAEVDAAVAAAIEAALATPMADPATALDGVFATGEAAPIGTAAPAAWSGHRELVA from the coding sequence ATGCTGCACGAGGAGGACCGCATCGCGCTGCTGCGTCACATGGTGCTGATGCGGACGATCGAGGAGCAGGGGATCAGCCTGTACAAGAAGGGCAAGATCCCGGGTTCGTTCTACGACGGGCGCGGGCAGGAGGCCATCTCGGTCGGTGCGACGTTCGCGCTGTCGCCCCAGGACCCGGTCTGCTCGCCGTTGATCCGCGACCTGGGCGCCCACCTCGTCCGCGGCGTCGATCTCGCCGACCTGTTCCGCCACTACATGGGCCGGGAGAACCCGATCAGCAAGGGCCGCGAGGGCAACATCCACTTCGGCGACCGCCGCCTGGGCGTGGTCGGCCCCGTGTCGATGCTCCCGGACATGATGGTCGTGGCGACCGGGCTCGCGATGGCCTTCCAGATGCGCGACGAGCGACGCTGCTCGCTCTCGTTCTTCGGCGACGGTGCCACGTCGCGCGGCGACTGGCACGAGGCGATGAACTGGGCCGCGGTCGAGCGGCTGCCCGTCGTCTTCATGCTCGAGGACAACCAGCTCGCGTACTCGACGTCGCAGGAGCGCCAGTTCGCCGTGCACCCCGTCGTGCGGGCCGAGGCCTACGGCGTCCATGCCGTGGCGATCGACGGCAACGACGTCGAGGCGGTGTTCGCCGCGACCCACGAGGCGCGCGCCCGCGCACTCCGCGGGGACGGGCCGACGCTGATCAGCGCCACCACGATGCGCATGCACGGGCACGGCGCGCACGACGACGCGCGCTACGTCGATGCCGAGCTGCTCGCCGCATGGGGCGCCCGTGACCCGATCGCCGGCTACACGGCGAGGCTCGAAGCTGCCGGAGTCGCCGTCGCCGAAGTCCAGGCCGAGGTCGACGCGGCTGTCGCGGCCGCGATCGAGGCGGCGCTGGCGACCCCGATGGCCGATCCCGCGACGGCACTCGACGGCGTCTTCGCCACCGGGGAGGCCGCGCCGATCGGCACGGCCGCTCCCGCCGCCTGGTCCGGACATCGCGAGCTGGTCGCATGA
- a CDS encoding PucR family transcriptional regulator, protein MNELQGLVDALAAHLARPVGVDDRRFRALAYSSHGEEADQVRRASILRREAPREVTAWLASLGLPETRDPVRVPARAEFGMAARICVPVWFQDTPFGYLWLIDEPQPLDAAQLAASERCAADLGAELYRERLRELQQRDRERTAVRSLVGEGGEEPAGAAALVSAAAYAVVVLRAAHREGAFAEAVDVRLAAGVEQVRRRAAPQTVLGLVERGTAVVVLALDGADAAAVRAATLQQTAADHLADCAGWSVVAGVGDVCATAAGGLRRPYEQARAAARLGLRLPGLGSVVGWTDLGAYRVLAELVGERPPLQLVPASLRTLLATADGRGLVETLEQYLEHAGDARATAEALFVHRSSLYGRLHRIEAVAGVDLRSGDTRLELQLGLRLWRMGGAPDALDPAGR, encoded by the coding sequence GTGAACGAGCTGCAGGGACTGGTCGACGCACTCGCCGCGCACCTCGCGCGCCCGGTCGGCGTCGACGACCGGCGGTTCCGCGCGCTCGCGTACAGCTCGCACGGGGAGGAGGCCGACCAGGTGCGCCGCGCCTCGATCCTGCGGCGGGAGGCCCCGCGCGAGGTCACCGCGTGGCTCGCGTCGCTCGGGCTCCCCGAGACGCGCGATCCGGTGCGCGTGCCGGCCCGCGCCGAGTTCGGGATGGCCGCCCGGATCTGCGTCCCGGTCTGGTTCCAAGACACGCCCTTCGGCTATCTGTGGCTGATCGACGAGCCGCAGCCGCTCGACGCCGCGCAGCTCGCCGCGTCCGAACGGTGCGCCGCGGATCTGGGCGCGGAGCTGTATCGCGAGCGGTTGCGCGAGCTGCAGCAGCGCGACCGCGAGCGGACCGCGGTCCGCTCGCTCGTCGGGGAGGGCGGCGAGGAGCCGGCGGGCGCGGCCGCCCTGGTCTCGGCGGCGGCGTACGCGGTGGTGGTCCTGAGGGCCGCTCACCGGGAAGGCGCGTTCGCTGAGGCCGTCGACGTGCGTCTCGCCGCGGGAGTCGAGCAGGTCCGCCGTCGCGCTGCTCCCCAGACGGTGCTCGGCCTGGTCGAGCGCGGCACGGCCGTCGTGGTCCTCGCGCTCGACGGCGCCGATGCGGCGGCCGTCCGCGCCGCGACGCTCCAGCAGACCGCGGCCGACCACCTCGCCGACTGCGCGGGCTGGTCGGTCGTGGCAGGCGTGGGGGACGTCTGCGCCACGGCGGCCGGGGGGCTGCGGCGGCCCTACGAGCAGGCGCGCGCCGCGGCGCGCCTCGGGCTGCGGCTGCCCGGGCTCGGATCGGTCGTCGGCTGGACCGACCTCGGTGCCTATCGCGTGCTCGCGGAGCTGGTCGGGGAGCGGCCGCCGCTGCAGCTCGTCCCCGCCTCGCTGCGCACGCTGCTGGCCACGGCGGACGGCCGCGGGCTGGTCGAGACGCTGGAGCAGTACCTCGAGCACGCGGGCGACGCGCGGGCCACCGCCGAGGCGCTCTTCGTGCACCGCAGCAGCCTGTACGGACGGCTGCACCGGATCGAGGCGGTGGCCGGAGTCGACCTCCGCTCCGGCGACACGCGGCTGGAGCTCCAGCTCGGTCTTCGCCTCTGGCGGATGGGCGGCGCGCCGGACGCGCTCGACCCGGCGGGTCGCTGA
- a CDS encoding glutamine synthetase family protein, with translation MTGAHGAAERPLGRLSADDLLSGEFDTVILATADIQGRLVGKRLSPAAFVDKVLTGIHVCTCTLAWDMDQALDGITLDYAGIHTGWHDFVVRPDVSTLRVAGWAPRTAICLGDAVDDAGELIPIAPRTILRRQLEALRERGLAASASTELEFFIYRDTYEAARRGDYRELVPTTSRHADYSIQETEDLEYFFGPLRGALAASGLPVEMSQGEWGLGQWEMNLTHDEPLAMADAHVLFKLGVKTMGSRAGLATTFMARPTTDAGIGSSCHVHVSLRDEDGTAIYHDADDPQGISDRIRHSIGGVLERAPELMLWYAPTINSYRRTASEDFAGRGATWGFDNRTVTCRVVAGSPAAARLEYRVPGADVNPYLTLAAVLASVADGLDRAVDPGPATVGSSYDLDVEPLPATLEKATDRWESSAFVARAFGADVQVHYGELARHEWRRFNQEVTDWERRRYFEGI, from the coding sequence ATGACCGGCGCGCATGGCGCGGCGGAGCGGCCGCTGGGACGCCTGAGCGCGGATGACCTCCTCTCGGGGGAGTTCGACACGGTCATCCTCGCGACCGCCGACATCCAGGGGCGGCTGGTCGGCAAGCGCCTGTCGCCCGCGGCGTTCGTCGACAAGGTGCTCACCGGCATCCACGTCTGCACGTGCACGCTCGCCTGGGACATGGACCAGGCGCTCGACGGCATCACGCTCGACTATGCGGGGATCCACACGGGCTGGCACGACTTCGTCGTGCGGCCCGACGTGTCGACGCTGCGCGTCGCCGGCTGGGCGCCCCGCACCGCGATCTGCCTCGGCGACGCCGTCGACGACGCCGGGGAGCTCATCCCGATCGCGCCGCGCACGATCCTGCGGCGGCAGCTGGAGGCGCTCCGCGAGCGGGGCCTGGCGGCGAGCGCCAGCACCGAGCTGGAGTTCTTCATCTACCGCGACACGTACGAAGCCGCGCGCCGCGGCGACTATCGCGAGCTCGTGCCGACCACCAGCCGTCATGCCGACTACTCGATCCAGGAGACCGAGGACCTCGAGTACTTCTTCGGTCCGCTCCGCGGGGCGCTGGCGGCGTCCGGCCTGCCCGTCGAGATGAGCCAGGGCGAGTGGGGGCTCGGCCAGTGGGAGATGAACCTCACCCACGACGAGCCGCTGGCGATGGCCGACGCGCACGTGCTGTTCAAGCTCGGCGTCAAGACGATGGGCAGCCGCGCCGGGCTGGCGACCACGTTCATGGCACGTCCGACGACCGACGCGGGGATCGGGTCCTCCTGCCACGTCCACGTCTCGCTGCGCGACGAGGACGGCACGGCGATCTACCACGACGCCGACGATCCGCAGGGGATCAGCGATCGGATCCGCCACAGCATCGGCGGCGTCCTGGAGCGGGCGCCCGAGCTGATGCTCTGGTACGCGCCCACGATCAACAGCTACCGCCGGACGGCCAGCGAGGACTTCGCCGGCCGGGGCGCGACGTGGGGCTTCGACAACCGCACCGTGACGTGCCGCGTCGTCGCCGGTTCGCCTGCGGCCGCGCGCCTGGAGTACCGCGTCCCCGGGGCGGACGTGAACCCGTACCTCACGCTCGCGGCCGTGCTCGCCTCGGTCGCGGACGGCCTCGACCGCGCCGTCGACCCGGGGCCGGCGACCGTCGGCAGCAGCTACGACCTGGACGTCGAGCCGCTTCCCGCGACGCTGGAGAAGGCGACCGACCGCTGGGAGTCCAGTGCGTTCGTCGCGCGGGCCTTCGGCGCCGACGTCCAGGTGCACTATGGCGAGCTGGCGCGGCACGAATGGCGCCGCTTCAACCAGGAGGTCACGGACTGGGAGCGGCGCCGCTACTTCGAGGGAATCTGA
- a CDS encoding Glu/Leu/Phe/Val dehydrogenase dimerization domain-containing protein, with product MPTASTAALEREFDHECVNIFHDPRTGATGVVAIHSTALGPAMGGLRLHRYGGLDEAVADALRLARAMTLKNAAAGLDLGGGKAVLLDDGAWTSSRGERLEAVGRAVDGLGGRYVTAEDVGTSPSDMDVIATQTQWVVGRSTENGGRGDPSLSTARTVFGAIEAAAEIHLARSLEGVHVGVLGVGHVGSHLVTLLRAAGARVSVADVNEGRARSVAEATGSTPVAVAGFTSREFDVFAPCAMGEVLGPAEVAQVRCRVVAGAANNPLTDDGLAADLAERGILYVPDFIANCGGIVHVAGEFACLDDDEVDRRIAGCLTRSRELLATAREAGRSPLDIARELAAARLAAAQASPAMAS from the coding sequence ATGCCTACCGCGAGCACTGCCGCGCTGGAGCGCGAGTTCGACCACGAGTGCGTGAACATCTTCCATGACCCGCGCACGGGCGCGACGGGCGTGGTCGCGATCCATTCCACAGCGCTTGGGCCGGCGATGGGCGGCCTGCGCCTGCACCGCTACGGCGGGCTCGACGAAGCGGTCGCCGACGCCCTGCGCCTTGCCCGAGCGATGACCCTGAAGAACGCCGCGGCCGGGTTGGACCTCGGCGGCGGCAAGGCCGTGCTGCTCGACGACGGTGCCTGGACGTCCAGCCGCGGGGAGCGCCTGGAGGCCGTCGGCCGGGCGGTCGACGGCCTCGGCGGGCGGTACGTGACCGCGGAGGACGTCGGCACCTCGCCCAGCGACATGGACGTGATCGCCACCCAGACGCAGTGGGTCGTCGGCCGCTCGACGGAGAACGGCGGTCGGGGCGACCCGTCGCTCAGCACGGCACGCACCGTCTTCGGCGCGATCGAGGCGGCCGCGGAGATCCACCTCGCGCGGTCGCTGGAGGGCGTGCACGTCGGAGTGCTCGGGGTCGGCCACGTCGGCTCGCACCTCGTCACCTTGCTCCGAGCGGCCGGCGCACGCGTGAGCGTCGCCGACGTGAACGAGGGGCGGGCACGGTCCGTCGCCGAGGCGACCGGCTCGACGCCCGTCGCGGTGGCGGGGTTCACGTCCCGGGAGTTCGACGTCTTCGCACCGTGCGCGATGGGGGAGGTCCTCGGTCCGGCCGAGGTGGCGCAGGTGCGCTGCCGGGTCGTCGCCGGCGCGGCCAACAACCCCTTGACCGACGACGGACTGGCCGCCGACCTGGCGGAGCGCGGGATCCTCTACGTCCCCGACTTCATCGCGAACTGCGGCGGGATCGTGCATGTCGCCGGCGAGTTCGCCTGTCTCGACGACGACGAGGTCGACCGCCGTATCGCCGGTTGCCTGACGCGCTCGCGGGAGCTGCTGGCGACGGCGCGAGAAGCCGGCCGGTCGCCGCTCGACATCGCCCGCGAGCTTGCCGCGGCGCGCCTGGCGGCAGCCCAGGCATCACCAGCGATGGCGTCGTGA
- a CDS encoding alpha-ketoacid dehydrogenase subunit beta — protein MTSTYLQAISSGLREEMRRDERVFVMGEDVGAFGGAFKVTDGLLEEFGSARVRDTPLAEAGIIGTAVGAAIAGLRPVCEMQFADFVACGFDQLVNVAGKMHYRLGLAVPMVIRLPTGGGFAGGPFHSQNPEAWFMHAPGLRVVAPSTPTDAKGLLSSAIRDPNPVIYLEHKNLYRRIKEEVPAGSYETPMTARVVREGTDLTIIAYGAMVHAATEAAQQLDAGAVEILDLRSLVPLDEEAVLTSVRKTSKVLILDEANATCAAGAQVAALVAEHAFESLDGPIRRLATPDVPIPFSPPLEQAVLPGPTSILKAARDLLDY, from the coding sequence ATGACGTCGACGTACCTGCAGGCGATCTCGTCCGGGTTGCGCGAGGAGATGCGGCGCGACGAGCGCGTCTTCGTCATGGGCGAGGACGTCGGCGCGTTCGGCGGCGCGTTCAAGGTGACGGACGGCCTGCTGGAGGAGTTCGGCAGCGCGCGCGTCCGCGACACGCCGCTCGCCGAGGCCGGCATCATCGGCACCGCGGTCGGCGCGGCGATCGCGGGCTTGCGACCGGTGTGCGAGATGCAGTTCGCGGACTTCGTCGCGTGCGGCTTCGATCAGCTCGTGAACGTCGCGGGGAAGATGCACTACCGGCTGGGCCTGGCGGTCCCGATGGTCATCCGCCTTCCCACCGGCGGAGGGTTCGCCGGCGGCCCGTTCCATTCGCAGAACCCGGAGGCGTGGTTCATGCACGCGCCGGGCCTGCGGGTCGTGGCCCCGAGCACGCCGACGGACGCGAAGGGCCTGCTCAGCAGCGCGATCCGGGACCCCAACCCGGTGATCTACCTCGAGCACAAGAACCTCTACCGGCGCATCAAGGAAGAGGTGCCGGCCGGGTCGTACGAGACGCCGATGACGGCGCGCGTGGTCCGCGAGGGAACGGACCTCACGATCATCGCGTACGGAGCGATGGTCCACGCCGCGACCGAGGCTGCGCAACAGCTGGACGCGGGCGCGGTCGAGATCCTCGACCTCCGCTCGCTCGTGCCGCTGGACGAGGAGGCCGTCCTGACGTCGGTCCGCAAGACCTCGAAGGTCTTGATCCTCGACGAGGCGAACGCCACGTGCGCCGCCGGCGCCCAGGTCGCCGCGCTCGTCGCCGAGCATGCCTTCGAGTCGTTGGACGGCCCGATCCGGCGCCTGGCGACACCCGACGTGCCGATTCCGTTCAGCCCGCCGCTGGAGCAGGCTGTGCTTCCCGGTCCGACCTCGATCCTGAAGGCCGCTCGTGACCTGCTCGACTACTGA
- a CDS encoding alpha-ketoacid dehydrogenase subunit beta: protein MSELNLVEAVRLTLAQELARDERVVVLGQDVGRLGGVFRATDGLHERFGDERVVDTPLAEAVIVGSAIGLAISGMVPVAEIQFMGFLHQAFHQLGPQLGRMRYRSGGRLETPVTIRAPFGGGIRTPEHHADALEAQLANCPGLKIVMPADPYEAKGLLTQAIRDPDPVLFCEPLRGYRRMRMEVPEEEYTLPFGRARTVREGGDVTLVAWSSGVAVAEEAADLLAKDGVESLVLDLRTLVPLDEDALREAVAATGRCVVVSEGPFTAGFASEVAATAQQEAFWTLEAPVARVTGHDTPYPLAGLEERYIPTPVRVAAAARALLGA from the coding sequence GTGTCTGAGCTGAACCTCGTCGAAGCGGTGCGGCTGACGCTCGCGCAGGAGCTCGCGCGCGACGAGCGCGTGGTCGTGCTCGGGCAGGACGTCGGCAGACTCGGCGGCGTCTTCCGCGCGACCGACGGCCTGCACGAGCGGTTCGGCGACGAGCGCGTCGTCGACACGCCGTTGGCCGAGGCGGTGATCGTCGGGTCGGCGATCGGGCTCGCGATCTCCGGCATGGTGCCCGTCGCCGAGATCCAGTTCATGGGCTTCCTGCACCAGGCCTTCCATCAGCTCGGACCGCAGCTGGGCCGCATGCGGTATCGCTCGGGCGGTCGTCTGGAGACGCCGGTCACGATCCGCGCGCCGTTCGGCGGCGGGATCCGCACGCCCGAACACCATGCCGACGCGCTCGAGGCGCAGCTCGCGAACTGCCCCGGCCTCAAGATCGTGATGCCGGCCGATCCGTACGAGGCGAAGGGCCTGCTGACGCAGGCGATCCGCGACCCCGACCCGGTGCTCTTCTGCGAGCCGCTGAGAGGCTACCGCCGCATGCGCATGGAGGTGCCGGAGGAGGAGTACACGCTGCCCTTCGGCCGCGCCCGCACGGTCCGCGAGGGCGGTGACGTGACGCTCGTCGCCTGGAGCAGCGGTGTCGCCGTCGCCGAGGAGGCGGCAGACCTGCTCGCGAAGGACGGCGTCGAGTCACTCGTGCTCGACCTGCGCACGCTGGTGCCGCTCGACGAGGACGCGTTGCGCGAGGCGGTCGCCGCGACCGGACGCTGCGTCGTCGTCTCGGAAGGGCCGTTCACCGCCGGCTTCGCGTCCGAGGTCGCCGCGACGGCGCAGCAGGAGGCCTTCTGGACGCTGGAGGCGCCAGTCGCACGGGTCACCGGGCACGACACGCCGTACCCGCTCGCCGGCCTGGAAGAGCGGTACATCCCGACGCCCGTGCGCGTCGCGGCAGCGGCCCGCGCGCTGCTGGGGGCATGA
- a CDS encoding dihydrolipoamide acetyltransferase family protein has translation MTCSTTDAAKLVDVLLPQMGTSVVEGTVIGWSKAIGDTVAVDETLCEISTDKVDTECPSPVAGTLAEILVQDGETVEVGTAIARIAAEAGASPAAPAAAPTPATAPARAANGAIDGYVSPVVSRMAQEHQIDLAQITGTGRRGRITKRDVVAHLAAGPGEPKEERPLHSESPYRPDPPVEAPTAPRPSPARATTEPLSRMRQSIGSAMLRSQEVAATCHTVVECDMFHVERRRRELGVTALPIVARAVVETLREFPELNATLEGTAITRYEGVQLGIAVSLGDDGLIVPVIRDAQDLAPEGIAQAIKEIARRARDRQLAPDDVRGASFTITNPGAAGAVFATPIINVPQVAILDLEAIVRRPTIVTGADGTESIAIRPMANLILGWDHRAIDGMYAARFLTALRTRLEDPHGRPD, from the coding sequence GTGACCTGCTCGACTACTGACGCCGCAAAGCTGGTCGACGTGCTGTTGCCGCAGATGGGGACGTCCGTCGTCGAAGGGACCGTCATCGGCTGGTCGAAGGCGATCGGCGACACGGTGGCCGTGGACGAGACGCTGTGCGAGATCTCCACCGACAAGGTCGACACCGAGTGCCCGTCGCCGGTGGCCGGGACGCTCGCGGAGATCCTCGTCCAGGACGGCGAGACCGTCGAGGTCGGCACCGCGATCGCACGGATCGCCGCCGAGGCCGGAGCGTCACCTGCGGCGCCGGCTGCTGCCCCGACGCCGGCCACTGCCCCGGCGCGGGCCGCGAACGGCGCGATCGACGGCTACGTCTCCCCGGTCGTGTCCCGGATGGCGCAGGAGCACCAGATCGACCTCGCCCAGATCACCGGAACCGGCCGCCGCGGTCGGATCACGAAACGCGATGTGGTCGCACACCTCGCCGCCGGTCCCGGCGAGCCCAAGGAGGAGCGACCGCTGCACAGCGAATCGCCCTACCGGCCGGACCCTCCCGTCGAGGCGCCCACCGCGCCGCGCCCGTCGCCGGCCCGCGCAACGACGGAGCCGCTGTCGCGGATGCGCCAGAGCATCGGCAGCGCGATGCTCCGCTCGCAGGAGGTCGCCGCGACCTGCCACACGGTCGTCGAGTGCGACATGTTCCACGTCGAACGCCGCCGGCGCGAGCTGGGCGTGACCGCGCTGCCGATCGTGGCCCGCGCCGTCGTCGAGACGTTGCGCGAGTTCCCCGAGCTCAACGCGACGCTGGAGGGCACCGCGATCACGCGCTACGAGGGGGTTCAGCTCGGGATCGCCGTCTCGCTCGGCGACGACGGGCTGATCGTGCCGGTGATCCGCGACGCTCAGGACCTGGCGCCCGAGGGGATCGCCCAGGCGATCAAGGAGATCGCACGCCGGGCTCGTGACAGACAGCTCGCCCCGGACGACGTCCGCGGTGCGAGCTTCACGATCACGAACCCCGGAGCGGCGGGAGCGGTGTTCGCGACGCCGATCATCAACGTGCCGCAGGTCGCGATCCTCGACCTCGAAGCGATCGTCCGGCGGCCCACGATCGTGACCGGCGCCGACGGCACCGAGTCGATCGCGATCCGGCCGATGGCGAACCTGATCCTCGGCTGGGACCACCGTGCGATCGACGGCATGTACGCGGCACGGTTCCTCACTGCGCTGCGCACGCGGCTCGAGGACCCGCACGGCCGTCCCGATTGA